The following proteins are co-located in the Nitrospiria bacterium genome:
- the htpX gene encoding protease HtpX: protein MKNMKGIFLLILSNILIFITLSITFTILVNVVLPMFGIDVRGSVNQTILVWSMLLGFGGAFISLAFSKKIAQMSFRAVQIKEPKSATEQMVYRTVQELSTSLQIKMPEVWVYESPDLNAFATGPSKNNAMVAVSTGLVQSMREREVRAVLAHEMGHIFNGDMFTTTVLAGLMNTFVYFISNLVSRHVMERNYMLGIATYFFLQIILSFLAMIPICWFSRRREFAADRFAAQKYGKEAMVGALQTIGRFVETAKPQYSTSDSFATMKISGTSRGWLHLFSTHPPIEERISALQGF, encoded by the coding sequence ATGAAAAATATGAAGGGTATTTTTCTTTTAATTTTATCCAACATACTCATTTTTATTACTTTATCCATTACATTTACCATTTTGGTAAATGTTGTCCTTCCCATGTTTGGAATCGACGTTAGGGGCTCTGTTAATCAAACGATCCTTGTTTGGTCTATGTTACTCGGGTTTGGGGGAGCTTTTATCAGTCTTGCTTTTTCCAAAAAAATTGCTCAAATGAGTTTCCGTGCAGTTCAAATTAAAGAACCCAAATCGGCCACCGAACAAATGGTCTATCGGACCGTTCAAGAACTCTCCACATCCCTTCAAATTAAAATGCCAGAGGTCTGGGTGTATGAATCTCCGGATCTCAATGCGTTTGCAACAGGTCCATCCAAAAACAATGCTATGGTTGCGGTTTCAACCGGCTTGGTCCAATCAATGCGGGAACGGGAGGTTCGAGCCGTTTTGGCCCATGAAATGGGCCATATTTTTAATGGTGATATGTTCACCACCACTGTTTTGGCGGGGTTGATGAATACGTTTGTCTATTTTATTAGTAATCTCGTTTCACGACATGTCATGGAGAGAAATTACATGCTGGGCATTGCTACCTATTTCTTTCTTCAAATCATTCTTTCTTTCTTGGCCATGATCCCCATTTGCTGGTTCTCACGAAGGCGTGAGTTTGCAGCGGACCGTTTTGCGGCACAGAAATACGGAAAAGAAGCCATGGTGGGGGCTCTTCAAACCATTGGCCGTTTTGTGGAAACCGCCAAGCCCCAATACAGCACCAGCGATTCTTTTGCCACAATGAAAATCTCGGGAACCTCCCGGGGTTGGTTACACCTATTCTCAACCCACCCCCCCATTGAGGAGCGCATCTCAGCACTTCAGGGATTTTAA